A section of the Platichthys flesus chromosome 22, fPlaFle2.1, whole genome shotgun sequence genome encodes:
- the LOC133933371 gene encoding histone H4-like, translating to MTNMSGRGKGGKGLGKGGAKRHLKVLRDNIQGITKPAIRRLARRGGVKRISGLIYEETRGVLKVFLENVIRDAVTYTEHAKRKTVTAMDVVYALKRQGRTLYGFGG from the exons atgacaaac atgtctggacgaggaaagggaggaaaggggctCGGTAAAGGAGGCGCAAAGCGTCACCTCAAAGTTCTCCGTGATAACATCCAGGGAATTACCAAGCCCGCCATCCGCCGCCTGGCTCGCCGTGGCGGAGTGAAGCGTATCTCAGGTCTGATCTACGAGGAGACCCGCggcgtgttgaaggttttcctggagaacgtgatccgcgatgctgtcacctacaccgagcacgccaagaggaagaccgtcaccgccatggacgtggtgtatgctctgaagagacaggGCCGCACTCTGTACGGCTTCGGCGGATAA